In the Mytilus trossulus isolate FHL-02 chromosome 1, PNRI_Mtr1.1.1.hap1, whole genome shotgun sequence genome, one interval contains:
- the LOC134687031 gene encoding Rieske domain-containing protein-like isoform X2 produces MEVFACKITDLERDRKRLKIDNHDVIILKHKGIFYALDSFCYHAGGPLYKGDIEDIGSHSCIVCPWHRYKVTLQTGENFYQSIDPYNTKKAPVWTCGGVKQRTHQVIIKDEVIYLKLSPCSGDLASDHYNSPEYKYKNDLT; encoded by the exons ATGGAGGTGTTTGCATGCAAGATCACAGACCTTGAGAGAGATAGGAAAAGATTAAAGATAGACAATCATGATGTTATCATATTGAAACACAAAGGGATATTCTATGCCCTAGACAGTTTTTGTTACC aTGCTGGTGGACCACTATATAAAGGTGATATTGAA GATATTGGTAGCCATTCTTGTATTGTTTGCCCATGGCACAGATATAAAGTGACATTACAGACTGGAGAAAACTTTTACCAG TCAATTGATCCTTATAACACAAAGAAAGCACCAGTATGGACCTGTGGAGGTGTCAAACAGCGTACTCACCAAGTTATTATTAAGGATGAAGTTATCTACCTAAAACTATCTCCATGTTCAGGTGACCTAGCCTCAGATCATTACAACTCACCTgaatataagtataaaaatgaTCTCACCTGA
- the LOC134687031 gene encoding Rieske domain-containing protein-like isoform X1, which translates to MCDCIRFAQKMEVFACKITDLERDRKRLKIDNHDVIILKHKGIFYALDSFCYHAGGPLYKGDIEDIGSHSCIVCPWHRYKVTLQTGENFYQSIDPYNTKKAPVWTCGGVKQRTHQVIIKDEVIYLKLSPCSGDLASDHYNSPEYKYKNDLT; encoded by the exons ATGTGTGATTGTATCAGATTTGCACAG AAAATGGAGGTGTTTGCATGCAAGATCACAGACCTTGAGAGAGATAGGAAAAGATTAAAGATAGACAATCATGATGTTATCATATTGAAACACAAAGGGATATTCTATGCCCTAGACAGTTTTTGTTACC aTGCTGGTGGACCACTATATAAAGGTGATATTGAA GATATTGGTAGCCATTCTTGTATTGTTTGCCCATGGCACAGATATAAAGTGACATTACAGACTGGAGAAAACTTTTACCAG TCAATTGATCCTTATAACACAAAGAAAGCACCAGTATGGACCTGTGGAGGTGTCAAACAGCGTACTCACCAAGTTATTATTAAGGATGAAGTTATCTACCTAAAACTATCTCCATGTTCAGGTGACCTAGCCTCAGATCATTACAACTCACCTgaatataagtataaaaatgaTCTCACCTGA